The Molothrus aeneus isolate 106 chromosome 15, BPBGC_Maene_1.0, whole genome shotgun sequence genome includes a region encoding these proteins:
- the EGR1 gene encoding early growth response protein 1, protein MAAAKAEMQLLPPLQISDPFGAFPHSPPAMDTHYPKLEEMMLLSGGGPQFLAPPGAPESGGFGAAGEPGEQHFEHLAADTFPEISLNEKTLPETSYPNQTTRLPPITYTGRFSLEPAPNSSNPLWPEPLFSLVSGLVGMANAPPTSTPTSSSPSSSSQSSPLSCSVQASENNPIYSAAPTFPNSSSDIFPESQTQSFPNPSGAPIQYPPPAYPTAKTNFQVPMIPDYLFPQQQGELSLVPADQKPFPALETRAQQPSLTPLSTIKAFATQTGSQELKTLNANYQSQLIKPSRIRKYPNRPSKTPPHERPYACPVESCDRRFSRSDELTRHIRIHTGQKPFQCRICMRNFSRSDHLTTHIRTHTGEKPFACDICGRKFARSDERKRHTKIHLRQKDKKVEKAAPASTASPVPAYSSAVTTSYPSSIASTYPSPVRTAYTSPAPSSYPSPAHTTFPSPSIATTYPSGTATFQTQVATSFSSPGVTNNFSSQVTSALSDMNSAFSPRTIEIC, encoded by the exons ATGGCCGCGGCCAAGGCAGAGATGCAGCTCCTACCCCCGCTGCAGATCTCCGACCCCTTTGGCGCCTTCCCGCACtcgccccctgccatggacactCACTATCCCAAGCTGGAGGAGATGATGCTGCTCAGCGGCGGGGGTCCGCAGTTCCTTGCCCCGCCCGGGGCACCCGAGAGTGGGGGCTTCGGCGCCGCCGGGGAGCCCGGAGAGCAGCACTTCGAGCACCTCGCGGCAG ACACTTTTCCTGAAATCTCCCTGAACGAGAAAACCTTGCCAGAAACCAGCTATCCCAACCAAACGACGAGACTGCCACCGATAACCTACACGGGGCGCTTCTCCTTAGAGCCGGCCCCCAACAGCAGCAACCCCCTATGGCCAGAGCCCCTCTTCAGCCTCGTCAGTGGGCTGGTGGGCATGGCTAATGCACCTCCCACATCTACGCCTACTTCATCATCACCATCCTCCTCCTCGCAGAGCTCCCCACTGAGCTGTTCTGTCCAAGCCAGCGAGAACAATCCAATTTATTCGGCTGCACCAACATTCCCTAATTCCAGCTCTGACATTTTTCCTGAATCCCAGACCCAGTCTTTCCCCAACCCCTCTGGAGCCCCCATCCAGTATCCACCTCCAGCTTATCCGACTGCTAAAACCAACTTTCAGGTGCCAATGATCCCGGATTACTTGTTCCCTCAGCAACAGGGTGAGCTCAGTCTTGTTCCAGCTGATCAGaagcccttcccagctcttgagaccagagcacagcagccttccCTCACACCACTGTCCACCATCAAGGCATTTGCTACGCAGACTGGCTCCCAAGAGCTGAAGACCCTCAATGCTAATTATCAGTCCCAGCTGATCAAGCCCAGCAGGATAAGGAAATACCCCAACCGTCCCAGCAAGACACCTCCTCATGAGCGTCCCTATGCCTGCCCAGTGGAGTCCTGTGACCGGAGGTTTTCACGATCTGATGAGCTAACACGGCACATACGCATCCACACGGGACAGAAACCTTTCCAGTGCCGCATTTGCATGCGGAACTTCAGCAGGAGCGATCACTTGACTACACACATCCGCACGCACACAGGAGAGAAGCCATTTGCTTGTGACATTTGTGGCAGAAAGTTTGCCAGAAGTGATGAGAGGAAGAGGCACACTAAAATCCACCTTAGGCAGAAGGACAAGAAAGTGGAaaaggcagctccagcctcaaCTGCTTCCCCAGTTCCTGCCTATTCATCCGCTGTGACTACATCCTACCCTTCCTCCATCGCCAGCACTTATCCCTCCCCAGTGCGCACAGCGTATacttctcctgctccctcttcCTATCCCTCCCCTGCACACACCACATTCCCATCTCCTTCTATAGCAACCACTTACCCCTCTGGCACCGCCACTTTTCAGACCCAAGTGGCCACTTCCTTCTCATCTCCAGGAGTCACCAACAATTTCAGCTCACAGGTAACCTCAGCACTTTCAGACATGAACTCAGCCTTTTCTCCAAGGACAATTGAGATCTGCTGA